A region from the Brevibacterium paucivorans genome encodes:
- a CDS encoding ParA family protein, translating into MPILDDSTPLGAEIARNNKRAERLAAKRFPKPQSTRIFTIANQKGGVGKTTTTVNIAAALAKHGLQVLVIDIDPQGNASTALGIEHSTDVNSVYEVLLDGMNMAEVVSECPDIEGLSGVPATIDLAGAEIELVSVHAREFRLKRALEDYLELRKADGNPVDYVFIDCPPSLGLLTVNAFVAAEEVLIPIQCEYYALEGLSQLLKNIQLIQKHLNPQLSVSTILLTMYDGRTNLSSQVAEDVRAHFPQQTLNTPIPRNVRISEAPSYGKTVITYDPNSSGALSYREVAEEIAERGAQNG; encoded by the coding sequence ATGCCCATTTTGGATGATTCGACTCCCCTAGGCGCCGAGATCGCTCGCAACAACAAGCGAGCTGAGCGTCTAGCGGCGAAGCGCTTCCCCAAACCGCAGAGTACACGCATCTTCACCATCGCAAACCAAAAAGGTGGAGTCGGAAAAACGACGACAACTGTAAATATTGCGGCTGCATTAGCTAAGCACGGGTTGCAGGTTTTGGTCATCGACATTGATCCACAAGGCAATGCGAGCACAGCCCTCGGGATCGAGCACTCAACGGACGTGAATTCGGTATATGAGGTGCTTCTTGATGGCATGAACATGGCCGAGGTTGTCAGTGAGTGCCCGGACATTGAAGGCTTGAGCGGTGTGCCAGCAACGATTGATCTTGCAGGAGCAGAGATTGAGCTGGTATCGGTCCACGCGCGTGAATTCCGCCTGAAGCGGGCCCTTGAAGACTACTTGGAACTGCGAAAAGCAGACGGAAACCCAGTGGACTATGTGTTCATTGACTGTCCCCCAAGCCTGGGGTTGCTCACCGTTAACGCATTTGTCGCTGCGGAAGAAGTGCTGATTCCGATTCAGTGTGAATACTACGCTCTGGAGGGCCTTAGCCAGCTGCTTAAGAACATCCAGCTTATTCAGAAGCATCTGAATCCACAGCTGTCGGTGAGCACGATCCTTTTGACGATGTATGACGGACGCACAAACTTGAGTTCGCAAGTAGCGGAAGACGTTCGCGCGCACTTCCCTCAGCAGACGCTGAACACCCCTATCCCCCGCAACGTACGTATTTCAGAGGCGCCTTCCTATGGGAAGACCGTCATAACTTATGACCCAAACTCTTCCGGAGCGCTCTCATATCGAGAGGTAGCTGAGGAAATAGCTGAACGAGGAGCACAGAATGGCTGA
- the rsmG gene encoding 16S rRNA (guanine(527)-N(7))-methyltransferase RsmG yields the protein MSQVEPVPACAEQIFGERLPLARTYAQHLATTGVEWGLIGPRELDRLWTRHILNCAVVVPLIHDDDVVGDIGSGAGLPGLVLALAQPQASFVLIEAMERRVDWLRMVVDDLGLDNVRIVRGRVEELVDEEVFTVVTARAVKALNVLVEWAAPVLGPNGRLLALKGQKAQEEIDKAKKVLKRHKMTPPVIKQMGAEFLEIPTRVVETTRR from the coding sequence ATGTCTCAGGTAGAACCAGTACCCGCGTGCGCGGAACAGATCTTTGGAGAACGTCTCCCCCTTGCCCGCACCTATGCCCAACACTTGGCGACCACTGGTGTGGAATGGGGCCTTATTGGCCCGCGAGAGCTCGATAGGTTGTGGACCCGTCACATTCTGAACTGCGCAGTTGTTGTTCCCCTTATCCACGATGATGACGTTGTGGGTGATATTGGTTCGGGTGCTGGTCTACCTGGCCTTGTATTGGCCCTTGCACAGCCGCAAGCCTCATTCGTGCTCATTGAGGCTATGGAAAGGCGCGTGGATTGGCTACGGATGGTTGTCGACGACTTGGGCCTCGACAACGTTCGTATTGTCCGAGGTCGCGTTGAAGAGCTAGTTGACGAAGAAGTCTTCACAGTTGTGACTGCACGCGCTGTCAAAGCCTTGAACGTACTCGTTGAATGGGCCGCGCCAGTACTTGGCCCTAACGGCAGGTTGCTGGCGCTCAAGGGACAGAAGGCACAAGAAGAGATCGATAAAGCCAAGAAGGTTCTTAAGCGACACAAGATGACTCCCCCGGTGATTAAGCAGATGGGTGCAGAGTTCCTCGAGATCCCTACACGAGTAGTGGAAACAACTCGTCGATAA
- a CDS encoding protein jag yields MTDEIVEKKPTRAELLEEEGDIAADYLEELLDIADLDGDIDIDVKEGRPQVAIICDEKDSNLSTLVGKEGRTLAALQELTRLAVQSATGQRSWMMLDIDGFRNRRRDALKEMAREYIEKVKASGEPISLKPMNSFERKVIHDQVSKAGLVSESEGEGDRRHVVISAE; encoded by the coding sequence ATGACTGACGAAATCGTTGAAAAGAAGCCCACACGCGCCGAACTTCTTGAAGAAGAAGGCGACATTGCCGCTGATTACCTCGAAGAACTGCTCGACATCGCTGACCTTGACGGAGACATTGACATCGACGTCAAAGAGGGTCGCCCACAGGTCGCCATTATCTGCGATGAGAAGGACTCGAACCTTTCCACTTTGGTAGGCAAGGAGGGTCGTACACTCGCAGCCCTTCAGGAGTTGACTCGGTTGGCCGTTCAGTCTGCCACCGGTCAGCGCTCTTGGATGATGCTGGATATCGACGGTTTCCGCAACCGTCGCCGTGACGCGTTGAAGGAAATGGCGCGCGAATACATCGAAAAGGTGAAGGCATCAGGCGAACCAATTTCGCTTAAGCCCATGAACTCGTTCGAACGTAAGGTCATTCACGATCAGGTTTCCAAAGCCGGTTTGGTTTCCGAATCGGAAGGCGAAGGCGACCGCAGGCACGTGGTTATCTCCGCTGAATAA
- the yidC gene encoding membrane protein insertase YidC gives MDWLGKLLLPIEWVVAWILAFFHMAFTALGMSPTAGWTWVASIAGLTIVVRAVLIPLFVYQIKAQRKMQLLQPEMMELQKKYKGKRDQFSRQQMAEEQQALFKKHGTNPFASCLPLLVQMPIFFSLYRVIRNTEGIGNGDIPPIGGLTQELASQATHASIFGVELSDTFLQGDLGTKVLTAILIVIMGVTQFITQRQIMAKNMSEAAMNNPFMQQQKMLLYMMPIIFAVGGIYFPLGLIVYWLVSNVWTMVQQFIVIRNMPTPGSKAEKELIARRERQGKPLPKSMQPKKAAESETQPKSGQRQQPMSKARQKKKKKK, from the coding sequence ATGGACTGGCTAGGCAAGCTACTTCTGCCCATTGAGTGGGTCGTCGCTTGGATTCTTGCATTCTTCCACATGGCTTTCACCGCATTGGGAATGAGCCCAACCGCCGGGTGGACGTGGGTCGCATCGATTGCAGGCTTGACGATCGTTGTGCGTGCTGTGCTGATTCCGCTGTTTGTCTACCAGATTAAGGCGCAGCGCAAGATGCAGCTTCTGCAACCAGAAATGATGGAGCTGCAAAAGAAGTACAAGGGTAAGCGCGACCAGTTCTCCAGGCAACAGATGGCAGAAGAACAGCAGGCGCTGTTCAAGAAGCACGGGACTAACCCATTCGCTTCGTGTTTGCCACTCTTGGTTCAGATGCCAATCTTCTTTTCGCTGTACCGCGTTATTCGCAACACTGAAGGAATTGGTAACGGTGACATTCCACCCATCGGTGGTCTAACACAGGAGCTTGCAAGCCAAGCAACGCACGCCTCGATTTTCGGTGTAGAGCTTTCTGACACCTTCCTTCAGGGCGACCTTGGAACCAAGGTCCTCACTGCGATCCTGATCGTGATTATGGGTGTTACCCAGTTCATCACGCAACGCCAGATCATGGCGAAGAACATGTCGGAAGCAGCCATGAACAACCCGTTCATGCAACAGCAGAAGATGCTTCTGTACATGATGCCGATTATCTTCGCTGTGGGTGGTATTTACTTCCCACTTGGTTTGATTGTGTACTGGCTCGTTTCAAACGTATGGACCATGGTTCAGCAGTTCATCGTGATTCGCAATATGCCTACCCCCGGTTCCAAGGCCGAAAAAGAACTCATTGCTCGCCGTGAACGCCAGGGCAAACCGCTTCCTAAATCAATGCAGCCGAAGAAGGCCGCTGAGTCGGAAACACAGCCTAAGTCCGGCCAGCGTCAACAACCCATGAGCAAGGCTCGTCAAAAGAAGAAAAAGAAGAAGTAG
- the yidD gene encoding membrane protein insertion efficiency factor YidD, whose amino-acid sequence MPAVWFMRGYRGTVSKLYGNVCKYYPTCSKYALDAFEVKGLFMGSAMTVWRLLRCNPFSQGGVDYVHGSVLHQRSLEMKRANNGTMVPDAFTDDASRSV is encoded by the coding sequence ATGCCGGCGGTATGGTTTATGCGCGGGTATCGCGGAACTGTGTCGAAACTATACGGGAACGTGTGTAAGTACTACCCCACGTGTTCCAAATACGCACTGGATGCGTTCGAAGTTAAAGGTTTGTTTATGGGGTCGGCCATGACAGTATGGCGACTGCTCAGGTGTAACCCCTTTTCGCAAGGTGGCGTCGACTATGTACACGGGTCGGTGCTTCACCAGCGGAGTTTGGAAATGAAGCGAGCGAACAATGGCACAATGGTGCCTGACGCTTTTACAGATGACGCTTCTCGCAGCGTCTAG
- the rnpA gene encoding ribonuclease P protein component produces the protein MLPVGNRVRSSEDFRRAFRSGLKAGTRNLILHVALDSESHAPRVGFVVSKSIGNAVTRNRVKRRLRAIAHERLTQMSPGIYVVRALPQSSRSEFIHLERDFDVALSRVLPEDHQ, from the coding sequence GTGTTACCGGTCGGGAACCGGGTTCGGAGCTCTGAGGACTTTCGGCGCGCATTTCGCTCCGGTCTGAAGGCCGGGACCCGGAACCTGATCCTTCACGTAGCACTCGACTCGGAATCCCACGCCCCGCGCGTGGGGTTTGTTGTCTCTAAAAGTATTGGAAATGCGGTTACCCGTAACCGTGTGAAACGTCGGCTACGTGCCATTGCACACGAACGATTAACGCAGATGTCTCCAGGCATTTACGTGGTACGTGCGCTCCCCCAGTCATCTCGCAGTGAGTTCATTCATTTAGAACGTGACTTCGACGTAGCGCTGAGTCGCGTACTGCCAGAGGACCACCAGTGA
- the rpmH gene encoding 50S ribosomal protein L34, giving the protein MSKRTFQPNNRKRAKTHGFRLRMRTRAGRSILAARRRKGRANLSA; this is encoded by the coding sequence GTGAGCAAGCGTACCTTCCAGCCAAACAACCGTAAGCGTGCCAAGACCCACGGCTTCCGCCTGCGTATGCGTACCCGCGCCGGACGCAGCATTCTTGCTGCTCGTCGTCGCAAGGGTCGCGCTAACCTTTCAGCCTAA
- the dnaA gene encoding chromosomal replication initiator protein DnaA: protein MSNENENLQQIWTDVVEGMRADSQLQPRLKGFLGLAAPKAIVEDLVVISVPNDLTRHTFERELRQPLGQAFSEALGRHVSFAFALDSNMNTDPAPAEEPATTSAPEPQAVAPAEPTLAAPADFPEVGSSDLNPKYTFDSFVIGASNRFAHAAAFAVAESPAKAYNPLFIYGDSGLGKTHLLHAVGHYALQLYPKIRVRYVSSEEFVNDFINTVGSQVTSNTLRPAFQRRYREVDILMIDDIQFLQGKDATVEEFFHTFNALHAENKQVIITSDQPPKMLKGFEERLRSRFESGLLTDVQPPDLETRFAILRNKAANENLAVPDEVLEFIASRVSSNIRELEGALIRVTAFSNLNEQVIDVGLAQTVLKDFITHDETPEITATDIMGQTAQYFNLSIEDLQGSSRSRTLTTARQIAMYLCRELTDLSLPKIGEAFGGRDHTTVMHANRKIGTQMAERRAIYTQVTELTNRIKQQHRL from the coding sequence ATGAGCAACGAAAACGAGAACCTTCAACAGATCTGGACGGATGTCGTTGAAGGAATGCGCGCCGACTCTCAACTTCAACCCCGCTTGAAAGGCTTTTTGGGACTAGCAGCACCCAAAGCGATCGTTGAAGACTTGGTGGTGATCTCGGTCCCCAACGACCTGACCCGCCACACGTTTGAGCGGGAACTCCGACAACCGCTGGGGCAGGCTTTCAGCGAAGCTCTGGGAAGGCACGTGTCGTTCGCGTTCGCGCTTGATTCCAACATGAACACAGACCCCGCACCTGCAGAGGAACCTGCGACGACCTCGGCGCCGGAACCCCAGGCCGTGGCACCCGCTGAACCTACGCTGGCAGCGCCTGCAGACTTTCCCGAGGTGGGAAGCTCAGATCTGAACCCCAAGTACACGTTCGACAGTTTCGTTATCGGTGCGTCCAACCGTTTCGCTCACGCAGCCGCATTTGCGGTAGCCGAATCACCCGCCAAGGCGTACAACCCGCTGTTCATTTATGGGGATTCGGGACTGGGCAAGACCCACTTGTTGCACGCTGTGGGGCACTATGCACTCCAGCTGTATCCCAAGATCAGGGTGCGATACGTGTCCAGTGAGGAGTTTGTGAACGACTTCATTAACACGGTTGGATCGCAGGTGACCTCGAACACGTTGCGTCCTGCGTTCCAGCGCCGGTACCGGGAAGTCGACATCCTCATGATTGACGACATCCAGTTCTTGCAAGGCAAAGACGCGACGGTAGAAGAGTTTTTCCACACCTTTAACGCGCTGCACGCGGAAAACAAGCAGGTCATCATCACGTCTGACCAGCCACCAAAAATGCTGAAAGGCTTTGAGGAGCGTCTGCGTTCAAGGTTTGAGTCTGGGCTTCTTACCGATGTCCAGCCGCCGGACCTCGAAACTCGTTTTGCGATTCTTCGGAACAAAGCCGCTAATGAGAACCTGGCCGTGCCAGATGAGGTCTTGGAATTCATCGCCTCGCGAGTTTCCTCAAACATTCGAGAACTGGAAGGGGCTCTCATTCGTGTCACCGCGTTCTCGAACCTCAACGAACAAGTCATTGATGTGGGACTTGCCCAAACAGTTTTGAAGGACTTCATCACCCATGATGAAACGCCTGAAATCACTGCGACCGACATCATGGGGCAGACCGCCCAGTACTTCAACCTGTCGATCGAGGATTTACAGGGGTCGAGTCGTTCGCGCACGTTGACTACTGCTCGGCAGATCGCCATGTACCTGTGTCGTGAACTCACGGATCTGTCGCTTCCCAAGATTGGTGAAGCCTTTGGCGGGCGCGACCACACAACGGTCATGCACGCCAACCGCAAGATTGGTACGCAGATGGCTGAACGTCGTGCGATCTACACACAGGTCACGGAACTCACCAACCGGATCAAGCAACAGCACCGGCTTTAG
- the dnaN gene encoding DNA polymerase III subunit beta: MNADNTVKFKVERDVFADAVTWAAKNLPQRPIIPVLTGVLVTAESDGTVRLAFYDWEVSQRITIEAEVDAPGTFLVSGRLLADIARALPPQQVVLELNNGKVDISCGSSRFSLMTMPVEEYPDLPTIPDTTGVVSASTFQHAVSQVAVAASRDDTLPILTSVRIEIEGDKVTLLATDRYRLAVRQFTWNPRTPDFSANALLRGKTLTEVAKSMSGDVEISLAESNGKEMLAFSSEGRVVTSLLIEGDYPKVRSLFPKESTISAVLQVGALREAVRRVSLVAERNTPIKFEFADGSLVLRAGAGDDAQASEALPATIEGGDILTGFNPNYISEGLNAIDTPYVRFSLTDPKKPVVISGMQEPDGEVDSAYRYLLMPILRF; the protein is encoded by the coding sequence GTGAACGCAGACAACACCGTTAAGTTCAAAGTTGAACGTGACGTCTTTGCCGACGCAGTTACTTGGGCAGCCAAGAACTTGCCTCAGCGTCCAATCATCCCTGTTCTCACAGGTGTTTTGGTCACTGCTGAAAGCGACGGAACTGTCCGCTTGGCGTTCTACGACTGGGAAGTTTCCCAGCGCATCACGATAGAAGCTGAAGTTGACGCGCCTGGAACGTTCCTGGTTTCTGGTCGCCTTTTGGCTGATATCGCGCGTGCGTTGCCACCTCAGCAGGTAGTTCTTGAACTGAACAACGGCAAAGTGGATATTTCGTGTGGTTCCTCGCGCTTCTCGCTCATGACCATGCCGGTTGAGGAATACCCTGACCTGCCAACAATCCCTGACACCACGGGTGTTGTGAGTGCATCCACATTCCAGCACGCAGTGTCACAGGTTGCTGTGGCTGCTTCTCGTGACGACACTCTGCCTATTCTGACGAGTGTTCGTATCGAGATTGAGGGTGACAAAGTCACGTTGCTGGCAACTGACCGTTACCGTCTGGCCGTTCGCCAGTTCACATGGAACCCACGCACACCGGACTTCTCTGCAAACGCTTTGCTTCGCGGTAAGACGCTCACCGAGGTTGCCAAGTCAATGTCGGGCGATGTCGAAATCTCGCTGGCGGAATCCAACGGCAAGGAAATGCTGGCGTTTTCGTCTGAAGGCCGAGTAGTGACTTCGCTTCTCATCGAAGGTGACTACCCCAAGGTGCGTTCGTTGTTCCCCAAGGAGTCGACAATTTCGGCTGTTCTGCAGGTGGGAGCGCTCCGCGAAGCAGTTCGCCGTGTGTCACTTGTCGCTGAACGCAACACTCCTATCAAGTTTGAGTTCGCTGATGGCTCTCTTGTTCTTCGCGCCGGCGCTGGAGATGACGCGCAGGCGAGTGAAGCGCTTCCGGCCACAATCGAGGGCGGCGACATTCTCACGGGCTTCAACCCGAACTACATTTCCGAGGGACTCAACGCAATTGATACCCCGTATGTGCGCTTCAGCCTGACTGACCCTAAGAAACCAGTGGTGATTTCTGGTATGCAGGAACCGGACGGTGAAGTCGATTCGGCTTACCGCTACTTGCTCATGCCGATTCTGCGTTTCTAA
- the recF gene encoding DNA replication/repair protein RecF (All proteins in this family for which functions are known are DNA-binding proteins that assist the filamentation of RecA onto DNA for the initiation of recombination or recombinational repair.), giving the protein MWVSQLRLRNFRSYESFDVALEKGVSTFVAPNGWGKTNLVEALAYVSHLKSHRVSQDLPLVRSGCNEATVAVLAHRGARQLALEVTVRAKGANSARIQRQSVRPRELVGLLPCVVFAPEDLGLVKGEPAQRRDFLDDLLVTQSPRFVAVRADFDRALKQRNALLKELKNNRDPGLEATLAIWDEAFAEAASQLVVGRMDLVKRLTQPLQQDFATLAQDANADRKTVSATYSSRIDYLGIENTTDAKNAVIEALQARRVPEIDRGLTLVGPQRDDLELEIGGVSAKHYASHGESWSVALALKLAGWHVLQEDNSGPDDSAVLVLDDVFAELDEGRRNRLAGMLEPAQQVLITAAVPGDVPESLHSTIIDLQDA; this is encoded by the coding sequence ATGTGGGTTTCGCAGCTGCGTCTGCGTAACTTTCGATCTTACGAGTCCTTCGACGTTGCTCTAGAAAAGGGCGTAAGCACGTTCGTGGCCCCTAATGGGTGGGGAAAGACCAACCTTGTCGAAGCGTTGGCTTATGTTTCGCATTTGAAGTCACACCGGGTTTCCCAGGATCTGCCGTTGGTGAGGTCTGGATGTAATGAGGCAACGGTTGCCGTTCTTGCTCACCGAGGTGCCCGTCAGTTGGCCTTAGAAGTCACCGTTCGTGCTAAAGGGGCGAATTCGGCTCGTATTCAGCGGCAGTCGGTGCGGCCACGTGAGTTGGTTGGTCTTTTGCCATGTGTGGTGTTCGCGCCCGAAGACTTGGGCCTGGTGAAAGGGGAGCCGGCCCAGCGCCGGGACTTCCTCGATGATTTACTGGTGACTCAGTCGCCTAGATTCGTGGCCGTGCGAGCCGACTTTGACCGAGCGCTCAAGCAACGCAACGCCTTATTAAAGGAACTGAAAAATAACCGCGATCCAGGTCTTGAAGCAACGCTTGCCATTTGGGATGAGGCATTTGCCGAGGCTGCGTCCCAGCTGGTGGTGGGGCGAATGGACTTGGTGAAGCGACTGACTCAACCTTTGCAGCAGGACTTTGCCACCCTGGCGCAGGATGCCAACGCGGACCGCAAAACCGTGAGCGCAACCTATTCCTCACGGATCGATTATTTGGGTATCGAAAATACCACTGATGCCAAGAACGCAGTTATTGAAGCGCTTCAGGCCAGGCGGGTTCCCGAAATTGACCGTGGGCTGACCCTAGTCGGGCCACAACGCGATGACCTTGAACTGGAGATCGGCGGAGTTTCGGCTAAACACTACGCTTCGCACGGTGAGTCGTGGTCGGTGGCGTTGGCGTTGAAATTGGCCGGCTGGCACGTATTACAAGAGGACAACAGTGGCCCAGACGACTCCGCTGTTTTGGTCCTCGATGACGTTTTCGCTGAACTTGATGAAGGTCGCCGCAACAGGCTGGCGGGAATGCTCGAACCCGCGCAACAGGTCCTTATCACGGCAGCCGTCCCCGGTGACGTTCCAGAGTCCTTGCACTCGACCATCATTGACCTGCAGGACGCGTAG
- a CDS encoding DUF721 domain-containing protein, translating to MGEYTLGDPTTSVAVLEALDRVRRMGDGADLAAGVQRSWRSYTRAEVVYSGPGKDPRDPQKLGASLAALTKKFGWKTQLDVGELMGRWPQLVGANVAEHCVPVICEPPKLVVRASSSTWATQMRVMSAMLLDRLEKELGRRVIDEIEIMGPAQKSWKRGRRSVKGRGPRDTYG from the coding sequence GTGGGGGAGTACACCCTGGGGGATCCAACCACCTCGGTGGCGGTTTTGGAGGCGTTGGACCGGGTGCGTCGAATGGGAGACGGGGCGGACTTGGCAGCTGGCGTACAGCGTTCGTGGCGTAGTTATACCCGCGCCGAGGTCGTTTATTCCGGACCCGGTAAGGATCCCCGGGATCCGCAGAAGTTGGGGGCCAGCCTGGCTGCGCTGACGAAGAAGTTTGGGTGGAAGACCCAGCTCGATGTGGGTGAGTTGATGGGTAGGTGGCCGCAACTTGTGGGCGCCAACGTTGCCGAGCACTGCGTGCCGGTGATCTGCGAACCACCCAAGCTGGTGGTGCGCGCAAGTTCGAGCACGTGGGCCACGCAGATGCGCGTGATGTCGGCCATGCTTTTGGACCGGCTGGAGAAAGAGCTGGGCCGGCGAGTCATTGATGAGATTGAGATCATGGGGCCTGCGCAGAAATCGTGGAAACGTGGTCGCCGTTCGGTCAAGGGCAGAGGTCCCCGGGACACGTACGGGTAA
- the gyrB gene encoding DNA topoisomerase (ATP-hydrolyzing) subunit B, which yields MTADDNRHYDADDITVLEGLEAVRKRPGMYIGSTSERGLHHLVYEIVDNAVDEALAGFNDTIHVTILADGGVRVEDRGRGIPVAMHSTEKVPTLQVVLTILHAGGKFGGGGYAVSGGLHGVGSSVVNALSKKMDAEVHRDGYVWRQSYERGVPTGEVTKGEVADHTGTIITFWPDEEIFETVQFNFETLRARFQQMAFLNKGLSITLRDERAEQVNDDDVQLEEQEEEFKPREVTFKYDNGLFDYVQYLNSTKKSEPVHEDIISFEAEDTEETIALEVAMQWTSSYAESVHTYANTINTHEGGTHEEGFRIALTNLINAYAREQKLLKEKDTNLTGDDVREGLTAVISIKLGEPQFEGQTKTKLGNSEARGFVQRVVRDHLGHWLESNPMQAKEVVRKAIQASQARMAARKAREATRRKSLLESSGLPGKLKDCQSKDPSISEVFLVEGDSAGGSAVQGRDPLTQAILPLRGKILNVEKARLDRALSNLEVQSMITAFGTGIGDEFDMEKLRYHKIVLMADADVDGQHITTLLLTLIFRYMKPLIERGHVYLATPPLYRIKWSNASDEFAYTDRERDALLADGRANGKRLPKELGIQRYKGLGEMNYHELWETTMNPDNRLLKQVTLDDAMVADEIFSVLMGDDVDSRKRFIQENAKDVRFLDI from the coding sequence ATGACAGCGGACGACAACCGGCATTATGACGCGGACGATATTACCGTCCTAGAAGGTTTAGAAGCGGTTCGTAAGCGTCCCGGTATGTACATCGGGTCAACATCCGAACGAGGTCTGCACCACCTGGTTTATGAAATCGTCGACAACGCGGTTGATGAAGCTTTGGCCGGGTTTAACGACACGATTCACGTCACCATTTTGGCTGATGGGGGAGTGCGGGTAGAAGACCGAGGTCGTGGTATCCCGGTTGCCATGCACTCCACTGAGAAGGTCCCCACCTTGCAGGTGGTTCTGACGATCTTGCACGCCGGAGGTAAGTTCGGTGGCGGTGGATACGCAGTGTCCGGTGGTTTGCACGGTGTAGGTTCTTCCGTTGTAAATGCGCTGTCGAAGAAGATGGACGCAGAAGTCCACCGTGACGGGTATGTGTGGCGCCAGAGTTACGAGCGCGGTGTTCCCACAGGCGAGGTCACCAAGGGTGAAGTCGCAGATCACACCGGAACCATCATTACGTTCTGGCCGGACGAGGAAATTTTTGAAACCGTCCAGTTCAACTTTGAAACGCTTCGCGCTCGCTTCCAGCAGATGGCGTTCTTGAACAAGGGACTCAGTATTACTCTGCGCGACGAACGCGCAGAACAGGTCAACGACGACGACGTTCAGCTAGAAGAACAAGAAGAAGAGTTCAAGCCACGTGAAGTCACGTTCAAGTATGACAACGGACTCTTTGATTACGTGCAGTACTTGAACTCTACGAAGAAGTCCGAGCCCGTTCACGAAGACATCATTTCTTTCGAGGCTGAAGACACTGAAGAAACCATTGCGCTCGAAGTGGCCATGCAGTGGACGTCGAGTTACGCAGAATCCGTTCACACGTACGCGAACACGATTAACACTCACGAAGGTGGAACCCACGAAGAAGGTTTCCGAATTGCGTTGACCAACCTGATCAACGCGTACGCGCGTGAGCAAAAGCTCCTCAAGGAAAAGGACACGAACCTCACTGGTGACGATGTCCGTGAAGGACTCACGGCTGTCATCTCAATCAAGCTGGGTGAGCCTCAGTTCGAAGGTCAGACTAAAACCAAGCTGGGGAACTCTGAAGCTCGCGGGTTCGTGCAGCGGGTAGTCCGCGACCACCTCGGCCACTGGCTGGAATCCAACCCCATGCAAGCCAAAGAGGTTGTACGTAAGGCCATTCAAGCATCCCAAGCACGGATGGCTGCCCGTAAGGCACGCGAAGCGACGCGCAGGAAGTCGCTGCTGGAATCTTCGGGTCTGCCCGGAAAGCTCAAGGACTGCCAGTCGAAGGACCCGTCGATTTCGGAAGTGTTCTTGGTGGAGGGTGACTCGGCTGGTGGTTCGGCGGTGCAGGGTCGTGACCCGCTGACCCAGGCGATTTTGCCTCTGCGTGGAAAGATCCTCAACGTTGAAAAGGCCAGGCTGGACCGCGCGCTGTCGAACCTGGAAGTGCAGTCGATGATTACGGCGTTCGGAACCGGAATCGGCGACGAATTCGACATGGAGAAACTGCGCTACCACAAGATTGTGCTCATGGCCGACGCCGATGTTGACGGCCAGCACATCACCACGCTGTTGCTCACGCTGATTTTCCGTTACATGAAGCCGCTTATTGAGCGTGGTCACGTGTACTTGGCGACTCCGCCGCTGTACCGCATCAAGTGGTCGAATGCGTCGGACGAATTTGCGTACACAGACCGGGAACGTGACGCGCTTTTGGCCGATGGGCGTGCCAACGGGAAGCGGTTGCCAAAGGAACTGGGTATCCAGCGCTACAAGGGTCTGGGTGAAATGAACTACCACGAACTGTGGGAGACCACCATGAACCCTGATAACCGTTTGCTCAAGCAGGTCACGCTGGATGACGCGATGGTGGCCGACGAGATTTTCTCGGTGCTCATGGGCGATGACGTAGATTCGCGCAAACGCTTCATTCAAGAGAACGCGAAAGACGTTCGCTTCCTAGACATTTAA